DNA sequence from the Bradyrhizobium diazoefficiens genome:
TTGCCTGCAGCGGCGGCCTAACCGTCATTCCCCCTGGATCCACTCCGCCACGCTGCGCCACAGCGTGTCGCGGTGATCGGGGCGGAAGAAGCCGAAATGGCCGATCGCCTTGGCGCCGACGTCAGAGGGCTTGACCTCGAGCACCTCGGGCCTGATCGCGGTGAATCTGGACGTCAGCAGCTCGACCGCAGGCCGCGTCGCCCAGGGATCGTCGGAGAAGCAGAGCGCGCGCAGCTCGCCCCTAAACTGCGCAAAATTCTCCAGCGCCGGCAGTTTGGAATCGAACAGATAGCGCGGGCTCGAGACCCAATCGGCCCATTGCAGGAAGACGCCCTTGGGCGCAGCCGCGATGGACGAGATAGGAGGCAAAACCGCGATAGATTTTTCGCGGCACGGCGGTCGCCGAGTTGATCAGCACGGCGTGGCGCTTGGCCCCGCGCGGCAGGAACAGGGTGCCGGTCAGCGCACACCCGTCGGTCGCCGGGAAGCTGATCTCGTCGATGAAAACGTCGTCCAGTGCGGCGTCCATGGGTTGAAGCTGTCTTGCCGGTTTCCTCTGCCATCCCCAGCAAATGCGAATTCGGCTTTCGCCGCAAGGGTTTGCAATGCGAAATGGATTTACAACTGGCGGGGCGGGGCCAGCCTGTGTATAAGGCGGCCCTCGCAACCCACAGATCAGGTTGCACTTTTTGCTTCACGGAGAGATTGCGATGTCCGAGCGGTGGACGCCCGAGTCCTGGCGCAGCAAGCCGGTGCTACAGGTGCCCGATTATCCCGACGCCAAGGCTTTGGCCGACGTCGAGGCGCAGCTTGCAACCTTTCCGCCGCTGGTGTTCGCCGGCGAAGCGCGCAATCTGAAGAAGGCGCTGGCCCGTGTTGCGGCCGGCGAGGCCTTTCTGCTCCAGGGCGGCGATTGCGCCGAGAGCTTTGCCGAGCACGGCGCCAACAACATCCGCGACTTCTTCCGCGTGCTGCTGCAGATGGCGGTGGTGCTGACCTATGCCGGCGCGGTCCCTGTGGTGAAAGTCGGCCGCATCGCCGGCCAGTTCGCAAAACCGCGGTCGTCGCCGACCGAGAAGGTGGATGGCGTCGAGCTGCCGAGCTATCGCGGCGACATCGTCAACGACATCGCCTTCACCAGGGAAGCGCGCGTGCCGGATCCGCAGCGCCAGCTGATGGCCTATCGCCAGTCCGCCGCGACGCTGAATCTGCTCCGCGCCTTCGCGACCGGCGGTTACGCCAATCTCGGCAGCGTGCACGAATGGATGCTCGGCTTCCTCAAGGATAGCCCGCAGTCGCGTCGCTACAAGGAGCTGGCCGACCGCATCTCGGACGCGCTCAACTTCATGCGCGCCTGCGGTCTCGATCTCGAAAGCCATCCGGAGCTGCGTGCCACCGACTTCTACACCAGCCATGAGGCGCTGCTGCTCGGTTACGAGCAGGCCATGACGCGGGTCGATTCCACGACCGGCGACTGGTACGCGACTTCGGGCCACATGATCTGGATCGGCGACCGCACCCGCCAGCTCGATCACGGCCATGTCGAATATTTCCGTGGCATCAAGAATCCGATCGGCCTCAAATGCGGTCCGTCGCTCAAGCCCGACGAGCTGTTGAAGCTGATCGACGTGCTCAATCCGGACAACGAGCCGGGCCGGCTGACGCTGATCAACCGCTTCGGCGCCGACAAGGTCGCCGATCACCTGCCGGGCCTGATCCGCACGGTGAAGCGCGAGGGCAGGGTGGTGGTCTGGTCGTGCGATCCCATGCACGGCAACACCATCACCTCGACCTCCGGCTACAAGACGCGGCCGTTCGATCGCGTCCTCTCGGAGGTGAAGTCGTTCTTTACGATCCATGCCGCGGAAGGCACCCATGCCGGCGGCGTGCACCTGGAGATGACGGGCCAGGACGTTACCGAATGCATCGGCGGCGCCCGCGCCATCACGGATGAGGATCTCAACGACCGCTACCACACGGTCTGCGATCCCCGCCTCAATGCCGAGCAATCCATCGACATGGCCTTCCTCGTCGCGGAGCTCCTTAAGCAGGAACGCGCCGGCAAGGTCAGACCGATCCCGGCCGCAGCGGGGCTCTAAGACCTTGCTGCGGATCTGGAAGGCCACGATTAACTCCCGCAACGGTATGGCCTTTGCGTTCCGCTCGGAACAGGCCATCCGCGAGGAGATCTTCGCGCTGATCCTGTCGGTGCCGGTGGCGTGGTTCGTCGCTGCCACCGCAACGCGCGCGGTCGAGCTGGTTTGCTCGGTCGCCTTCGTGCTGGTGGTCGAACTGCTCAACACTGCGATCGAGAAGCTCGCCGACCGCCTGACCATGGATCGCGACAAGCAGATCGGGCGGGTCAAGGACATGGGCTCGGCTGCGGTCGGCGTCGCACTGCTCATGGCCGGCGCGTTCTGGATCATCGCCATCGTCGAGCGATTGGGATTCCTCTAGCTGGACGGGGCGGCCATGACCGAACGTCTCAACGCATTCGCGGTCACGCTCGCCCAGCTCAATCCGACCATGGGCGACATCGAGGGCAATGCCGCCAAGGTGCGTGCCGCCCGTATGCACGCCATCGTCGACGGCGCCGATCTCGTGCTGTTTCCGGAATTGTTCATCGCGGGTTATCCGCCGGAGGATCTGGTGCAGAAGCCGGCCTTCCAGGCCGCCTGCCGCGTCGCCATCGAAACGCTCGCGCGCGAGACCGCCGACGGCGGCCCGGCATTGCTGGTCGGCACGCCCTGGGTCGAGGATGGCAAGCTGTACAATGCCTGTGCGCTGCTTGATGGCGGCCGCATCGCTGGCTTGCGCTTCAAATGCAATCTGCCGAATTACGGCGTGTTCGACGAGAAGCGGCTGTTTTCGCGTGGTCCTGCGGCGGGCCCGGTCACCGTGCGCGGCGTGCGGATCGGCGTGCCGATCTGCGAGGACATCTGGCTGGAAGAGTCCGAGGATTACGAGAACGTGGTCGAGACGCTGGCCGAGACCGGTGCCGAGATCATCCTGGTGCCGAACGGCTCACCCTATGCCCGGGACAAGAACGACGTGCGTCTGTCGGTGGCAGTCGCGCGGGTCACCGAGAGCGGCCTGCCGCTGGTCTATCTCAATCAGGTCTGCGGCCAGGACGAGCTGGTGTTCGATGGCGCCTCGTTCGTCCTCAACGGCGATCTCTCGCTCGCGGCGCAACTGCCGGCGTTCGAAGAGAATATCACCACGCTCCGTTTCACCAAGAGCGGCGACGATTGGCGCTGCACGGGTCCGATCGCCGAACAGCCCGGGGGCGACAAGGCCGACTACGCCGCCTGTGTGCTCGGCTTGCGCGACTATGTCAGCAAGAACGGCTTTCCCGGCGTGCTGCTCGGCATTTCCGGCGGCATCGATTCCGCACTTTGCGCGGCGATCGCCGTTGATGCGCTCGGCGCCGATCAGGTGCACGGCGTGATGCTGCCTTATCGCTACACGGCGGCACACTCGATTGCCGACGCGGGCGAGCTCGCCGGCCACCTCGGCATCCGCTATGAGGTTCTGCCGATCGCGGAAGCCGTGACCGGCTTCGAGACCATCCTGTCCGGCCTCTTCAAGAATCTGCCGCCCGATATCACCGAGGAGAATCTGCAGGCCCGCACCCGCGGCACCCTGCTGATGGCGATCTCCAACAAGATCGGGCTGATGGTGGTGACGACAGGCAACAAGTCGGAGATGTCCGTCGGCTATGCCACGCTCTATGGCGACATGAACGGCGGCTTCAATCCGATCAAGGACATCTACAAGACGCAGGTGTTCCGGCTGGCGAGCTTGCGCAATTCCTGGAAGCCCGACGGCGCGCTCGGACCTGCGGGCGAGGTGATCCCGCCCGACATCATCACGCGTCCGCCGACGGCGGAGCTGCGCGAGAACCAGGCCGATCAGGATTCCCTGCCGCCCTACGACGTGCTCGATGCCATCCTGGAGCGGCTGGTCGAGCGCGAGGAGCCGCTCGACCGGATCATCGCCGCAGGTTTCGAGCGGGAGACGGTCACCCGCATCGACCATCTCCTCAACGTCGCCGAATACAAGCGCCGCCAAGCCGCGCCCGGCGTGAAGGTGACGGCCAGGAATTTTGGCCGCGACCGCCGCTATCCCATCACCAACCGCTTTCGCGACCGGGGCGAGCCGTTGCCTGCGCCCGACGAGACGCTGGTGTCGAACGGCAGCCGCGCCTCGCTCGACGCGTTTGAAGGTTGAAGTCGGCCCTTGGGCGCGAGGTCGCGGGTCCTACGAAGGGGTCGTGAAGAACAGCACGCGAAGCAAGTGCGTGTACTCGGATTCGAGCACCATGATCGACACAAAGACCAACACAGCGATCGGCGGCGCCAGGATGGCATAGGTCAGGGCCAGCCGCTCCCAAGCCATGTGCATGAAGACGGCGACGATCAGGCCGGCCTTCACGACCATGAACAGCAGGATCAGCGACCATCTGAGATAGCCATGCAGGCCAAAATAGTCGACCAGAAAGGAACAGGTGCTGAGGACGAACAACCACCCCCAGACCACGAGATAGAGCTTGATCGGATGCTGCTGGCCCTTGGCGTGCGCGACTCCAGTTGCGACTGCGTCATGCGCATGAGCGTGAAGCTGCCCCTCGATCTGTACTGTCGCGTTTGTCATGCGCCGGCCTCACCAAAGATAGAACAAGGCAAATATGAAGACCCACACGAGATCGACGAAGTGCCAGTACAGGCCCATGATCTCGACGATCTCGTAATACCCCTTGCGGCTCGTGAAGAAGCCGCGCCTCTCGACGTCGAAGTCGCCGCGCA
Encoded proteins:
- a CDS encoding diacylglycerol kinase; the encoded protein is MLRIWKATINSRNGMAFAFRSEQAIREEIFALILSVPVAWFVAATATRAVELVCSVAFVLVVELLNTAIEKLADRLTMDRDKQIGRVKDMGSAAVGVALLMAGAFWIIAIVERLGFL
- a CDS encoding NAD+ synthase, with the protein product MTERLNAFAVTLAQLNPTMGDIEGNAAKVRAARMHAIVDGADLVLFPELFIAGYPPEDLVQKPAFQAACRVAIETLARETADGGPALLVGTPWVEDGKLYNACALLDGGRIAGLRFKCNLPNYGVFDEKRLFSRGPAAGPVTVRGVRIGVPICEDIWLEESEDYENVVETLAETGAEIILVPNGSPYARDKNDVRLSVAVARVTESGLPLVYLNQVCGQDELVFDGASFVLNGDLSLAAQLPAFEENITTLRFTKSGDDWRCTGPIAEQPGGDKADYAACVLGLRDYVSKNGFPGVLLGISGGIDSALCAAIAVDALGADQVHGVMLPYRYTAAHSIADAGELAGHLGIRYEVLPIAEAVTGFETILSGLFKNLPPDITEENLQARTRGTLLMAISNKIGLMVVTTGNKSEMSVGYATLYGDMNGGFNPIKDIYKTQVFRLASLRNSWKPDGALGPAGEVIPPDIITRPPTAELRENQADQDSLPPYDVLDAILERLVEREEPLDRIIAAGFERETVTRIDHLLNVAEYKRRQAAPGVKVTARNFGRDRRYPITNRFRDRGEPLPAPDETLVSNGSRASLDAFEG
- a CDS encoding cytochrome C oxidase subunit IV family protein, whose amino-acid sequence is MTNATVQIEGQLHAHAHDAVATGVAHAKGQQHPIKLYLVVWGWLFVLSTCSFLVDYFGLHGYLRWSLILLFMVVKAGLIVAVFMHMAWERLALTYAILAPPIAVLVFVSIMVLESEYTHLLRVLFFTTPS
- a CDS encoding class II 3-deoxy-7-phosphoheptulonate synthase, with the translated sequence MSERWTPESWRSKPVLQVPDYPDAKALADVEAQLATFPPLVFAGEARNLKKALARVAAGEAFLLQGGDCAESFAEHGANNIRDFFRVLLQMAVVLTYAGAVPVVKVGRIAGQFAKPRSSPTEKVDGVELPSYRGDIVNDIAFTREARVPDPQRQLMAYRQSAATLNLLRAFATGGYANLGSVHEWMLGFLKDSPQSRRYKELADRISDALNFMRACGLDLESHPELRATDFYTSHEALLLGYEQAMTRVDSTTGDWYATSGHMIWIGDRTRQLDHGHVEYFRGIKNPIGLKCGPSLKPDELLKLIDVLNPDNEPGRLTLINRFGADKVADHLPGLIRTVKREGRVVVWSCDPMHGNTITSTSGYKTRPFDRVLSEVKSFFTIHAAEGTHAGGVHLEMTGQDVTECIGGARAITDEDLNDRYHTVCDPRLNAEQSIDMAFLVAELLKQERAGKVRPIPAAAGL